A genomic segment from Callithrix jacchus isolate 240 chromosome 8, calJac240_pri, whole genome shotgun sequence encodes:
- the FOS gene encoding protein c-Fos yields the protein MMFSGFNADYEASSSRCSSASPAGDSLSYYHSPADSFSSMGSPVNGQDFCTDLAVSSANFIPTVTAISTSPDLQWLVQPALVSSVAPSQTRAPHPFGVPTPSAGAYSRAGVVKTMTGGRAQSIGRRGKVEQLSPEEEEKRRIRRERNKMAAAKCRNRRRELTDTLQAETDQLEDEKSALQTEIANLLKEKEKLEFILAAHRPACKIPDDLGFPEDMSVASLDLTGGLPEAATPESEEAFSLPLLNDPEPKPSVEPVKSISSMELKAEPFDDFLFPASSRPSGSETARSVPDMDLSGSFYAADWEPLHGGSLGMGPMATELEPLCTPVVTCTPSCTAYTSSFVFTYPEADSFPSCAAAHRKGSSSNEPSSDSLSSPTLLAL from the exons ATGATGTTCTCTGGCTTCAACGCAGACTACGAGGCGTCCTCCTCCCGCTGCAGCAGCGCGTCCCCGGCAGGGGACAGCCTCTCCTACTACCACTCACCCGCTGACTCCTTCTCCAGCATGGGCTCGCCTGTCAACGGCCAG GACTTCTGCACGGACCTGGCTGTCTCCAGTGCCAACTTCATTCCGACGGTCACTGCCATCTCGACCAGTCCCGACCTGCAATGGCTGGTGCAGCCCGCCCTCGTCTCCTCCGTGGCCCCATCGCAGACCAGAGCCCCTCACCCCTTCGGAGTCCCCACTCCCTCCGCTGGGGCTTACTCTAGGGCCGGCGTTGTGAAGACCATGACAGGCGGCCGAGCACAGAGCATTGGCAGGAGGGGCAAGGTGGAACAG TTATCtccagaagaagaagagaaaaggagaatccGAAGGGAAAGGAATAAGATGGCTGCAGCCAAATGCCGCAACCGGAGGAGGGAGCTGACTGATACACTCCAAGCG GAGACAGACCAACTGGAAGATGAGAAGTCTGCTTTGCAGACCGAGATTGCCAACCTgctgaaggagaaggaaaaactaGAGTTCATCCTGGCTGCTCACCGACCTGCCTGCAAGATCCCTGATGACCTGGGCTTCCCAGAAGACATGTCTGTGGCTTCCCTTGACCTGACTGGGGGCCTGCCAGAGGCTGCCACTCCGGAGTCTGAGGAGGCCTTCAGCCTGCCTCTCCTCAATGACCCTGAGCCCAAGCCCTCAGTGGAGCCTGTCAAGAGCATCAGCAGTATGGAGCTGAAAGCTGAGCCCTTTGATGACTTCCTGTTCCCAGCATCATCCAGGCCCAGTGGCTCTGAGACGGCCCGCTCTGTGCCAGACATGGACCTGTCTGGGTCCTTCTATGCAGCAGACTGGGAGCCCCTGCATGGTGGCTCCCTGGGGATGGGGCCCATGGCCACAGAGCTGGAGCCCCTGTGCACTCCGGTGGTCACCTGCACTCCCAGCTGCACTGCTTACACGTCTTCCTTCGTCTTCACCTACCCCGAGGCTGACTCCTTCCCCAGCTGCGCAGCTGCCCATCGCAAGGGCAGCAGCAGCAATGAGCCCTCCTCTGACTCGCTCAGCTCACCCACACTGCTGGCCCTGTGA